TCTTGTCGTCGGCCTTGTGGGCGCGGGCAGAGGACTTAGGAGCATGCTCCGACGTCGGGCGTGCCGGCATCGCGGGTTGCTCCGGGGTCTGTCTCCCCTGCAGCAGTTGCTGGAACACCCCCGCACCGGGGGCTGCCGTTGCGTTTGCCATCCCGCTTTGCGCCGCTGGGGCCGGGATGGCGTCTGGAATGAATGCTGCGTTTTGAACCATCATGTGTGTGTCACCTCCTTTTCCTGAAATACGGCTGCGCCGATACACAGCCGGGCCGAAATCCGCCGCGGCAAGCGGCGGTTCGCACAGAGGTCAGCCGGTCACTGCCCGGCGAGGTTCAGCCTGGTCCACTCGAGGACCCTGGGCTGGTTGATGAAAGGGATCAACTTGACGGCGGTCTTCTGGTCCATCTGGTTCAACATCTGGATCACCATCTTCTCGTCCAGCTTGTTGAGCAGCGTCCCCGCCTCCTCAGGCTTCAGCCCCTTGTAGATCTTGATCATCTTCTTGTAGCGGTCGTCGTCCTGCTTCTTCTTGGCGGTGAGAGACTCCTCGATCCCCTTCTTGGCCGCGTTCAGCTCCGCCACCCGGGCGTCCAGCTTGGCGGAGAGCTGGTTCAGGGCCGCTTCCTTGGCGGCGAGCGCCGCCTCCTTCTGCGCCAACTGCTGCCGCTTGGCCTCGAGGGCCGCGCTTTCGCTGGTGAGCGAGCGGGGCGGGTTCTTCACCTCGGCCGCCTGGGCCTGGAAGATGTCGCGTTCGTTCCATAACAGCGGCAGGGCAATGAGAATAAGCACCAGCGCGCCTATCAACTTTTTCACTTATGCCCCCTCCCCTGGACGGCTATCTCGTCCAGGAAAGCACGTTCCCGGTTCAACTGCTCCATGCGCAGGTCGCGCATCTTCTTCTCCTTGAAGACCTCCAGGGCCTTCTTCTCCTTGGCGGCTGCCAAAAGCGCCTCGCGCTTTTCCTGTACCGCCTTCTCCAAAAGCACCAGGCTCTCCCGCAACTGGTGGATTTCCTGGGCCTTGCGGCGCGAGAAGTCTCCGTAGAGCTGCAGGTCCTTGGCTTCGATTCCGCTCATCTGCCGCTGGGCGCATTCCTGCTCCAACTGCTCCATCATGGCCTTCTCGTTCTTCAGCCGCTCCCTGGCGCTCTCGTGCTGCTGCTTGGCCGCCGCGAGTTCCAGCTGGTGCATCTTCTCCACTTCCTTGCGGAACTTGAGCACCTGTTCGAGCCTGAATTCCTGTCCTGCCATGGCCTACCCCCTGCCCACCTTCGCCAAGGCTACGGTGGGCAAGCCCCCGTAACCTCACTGTTATCTTCTTCTGTTCGCCGCTTCGCTGCGGCGCGCTAATCGTTCAGGCTGCCTGCTCCGAAGATCCGGGCCAGTGCCTCGATCGACTCCTCGAAGGTGACCTGGTCGGCCACGTCCTGCTTCAGGTAGGCGATCATCTGGTCCATCCGGGAAATGGCAAGGTCGATCTTCGGGTTGCTGCCCGCCTTGTAGGCGCCGATGTTGATCATATCCTCGGCCTGCCGGTAGGTGGCCAAGGTCTCCTTGAACTGCCCCGCCAGCGCCCGGTGCTCACGGCTGGTCACATCGCTCATGACACGGCTCGCGCTGTTCAACAGGTCGATCGGGGGGTAGATGTTCCTGGCCGCCAGCTCGCGGGTCAGGATGATGTGCCCGTCCAGGATGCTGCGCATCGCGTCGGAGATCGGTTCGTTGAAGTCGTCCCCCTCGACCAGGACCGTGTAGAGGCCGGTGATGCTCCCCCCCTGGAAGTTGCCGGTACGCTCCAAAAGCCGCGGCAGCGCCGCGAACACGCTCGGGGTGTACCCCTTGGTGGTGGGAGGCTCGCCGATGGCCAGCCCCACCTCGCGCATCGCCATGGCGAAACGGGTGGCGGAGTCCATCATCAGGAGCACCTTCTTCCCCTGGGCCTGGAAGTATTCCGCTATGGTGGTCGCTATGTAGGCACCACGCATCCGGACCAGCGGGGGCTGGTCAGAGGTCGCCACCACCACGACCGATTTCCTGAGACCTTCCGCCTGCAGGTCCTTCTCGATGAATTCCCTGAGTTCCCGGCCGCGCTCGCCGATCAGGGCGATCACGTTGACGTCGGCCTCGGTGTAGCGGGCGATCATACCCAGGAGGGTCGATTTGCCGACGCCCGAGCCGGCCATGATGCCGACCCGCTGTCCCTCGCCACAGGTCAACAGACCGTTGATGGGGCGGATGCCCAGGTTCAAGGGCTTCCTGATCGGGCGCCTTTTCATCGGGTTGACCGGGAGGGCGTAGATCGGGTACTCGTCAATGGTCTCGATGGGGCCCTTGTCGTCGATGGGTTCCCCGAGGCCGTCGATGACGCGCCCCAACAGCGCCGGGCCCACTCCCATGGCCGCCTTCTCGCGCCGGACGGAGATCACGCTCCCCAGTCCCACGCCGCGCAACTCACCCAGCGGCATGAGCAGGGTCTTGTTCTCCCGGAAACCGACCACCTCGGCGGGAATGGAGGGATGCCCCTCGGAGTGCACCTCGCACACGCTCCCTACCGCGGTCTCGGGGCAGTACCCCTCGATGACCAGGCCGACCACCTGGGTCACCTTGCCGTGGAAGCGCACCGGCTTGGCCGCCTCGACCACCGGCAGGTAGCGTGCCAGATCAATCCCCACTATCTTCTTCCTCCCGGCGCGTGTTCCTCTCCTCGGAGAGCCGGCGCATGATCTCCTCGAGCTGAGCGTCGAGCCCGGCGTCGATGTTGCCACGCACCGTCTCGACCAGGCAGCTCGCCGGCCCCAGGGCCGGGTCCTCGCGCAGCGCGATCTTCTTCCTGTCCCGGGTGAGCGCCTGGAACTGCGGAGAGTAGGCCACCACCTGGTACTCCTCGGGGTTCAACCGCACCACGATCTCCCCCTCGTCGGCGGCCAGTTCCACCGCCCCGTGCACCAGCCCGGCGACCAGGCCAGGGTCCAGGGAGAGCTCGCGCATCATCACCTTGCGGGCAATCAGCACCGAGAGCTTGAGCAGGTCCTCCTCCGCGTCGTGCATGAGCTGGGCCCGCAGCGCGCCGGTGGAGAGGAGCGCCTGGGCCAGCGCCTCGCTCACTTTGGCCAGATCCTCCTCGGCCTGCTGCCGCCCCTTCTTGATCCCCTCGACGTGCGCCTGCTGGATCCTTCTCAGGGCCTCGTCCTCGGCGATCACGGCCGGTGGGATCTCGGGTTCCTCTTCTTCCTCGGCCTGAGCGGCTTGTTCTTCCCCGCCGAGCTGGATGGGACGGAAGACTTCCTGCCCGGCCGGCGGGACCAGCACGCCCCCCAGCGGCTCCAGGGTGTAAGCCGCCGACTCGAACCCCTTCCTGATGATCTTAGACGAGGACATCTTCCGCCCCGCGTCCCGCGATGACCACCTTGCCTTCCTCCTCCATCTTGCGGACGATCTTGATGATCTCGCTCTGAGCCTTCTCCACGTCGGAGAGGCGCACCGGCCCCATGACCTCCAGGTCCTCCTTGATCATCTCGGCGGCACGGCTGGAGATGTTCCGGAAGATCTTGTCCTTGACCTCGTCCACCGAGGTCTTCATGGCCAGGGTCAGGGTGTCGTTGGAGACCTCGCGCATGATGGACTGGATGGCGCGGTCGTCCAGCTTGAAGATGTCCTCGAAGGTGAACAGGTGCTTCCTGATGACCTCGGCCAGCGGCGGGTTCATGGTGTCGAGCTTGTCCAGGATCTTCTTTTCGCGGCTTCTGTCCAGGTGCGCGAACATGTCCACCACCTTTTCCACGCCGCCCACCTTGAAGCGCTGTACCCCGCCCAGGGCGGTCAGCTCGACCCGGATCACCTCGTCGATCTCGGCGAGGATCTCTGGCGAGACCTGGTCCACCTCGGCGATCCTGATCACCACCTCGGCCTGCAGCTCCTGGGGCAAAAGTGCAATGATCTCGCTGGTCTGCTTGGGTTTGAGTTTCGCCAGCACC
This window of the Geomonas agri genome carries:
- the fliG gene encoding flagellar motor switch protein FliG encodes the protein MTGAEKAAILLLYLGPEATAKVFGHMDDGDIKRISQSMSKLGHVPREEIASVVEEFTDITNPETGFFSQGEEFVKKILEKALGPLRAETLLQEIRTSGIGDMADILSTMDPRTIANFFSQEHPQTIAVVLAKLKPKQTSEIIALLPQELQAEVVIRIAEVDQVSPEILAEIDEVIRVELTALGGVQRFKVGGVEKVVDMFAHLDRSREKKILDKLDTMNPPLAEVIRKHLFTFEDIFKLDDRAIQSIMREVSNDTLTLAMKTSVDEVKDKIFRNISSRAAEMIKEDLEVMGPVRLSDVEKAQSEIIKIVRKMEEEGKVVIAGRGAEDVLV
- the fliJ gene encoding flagellar export protein FliJ; translation: MAGQEFRLEQVLKFRKEVEKMHQLELAAAKQQHESARERLKNEKAMMEQLEQECAQRQMSGIEAKDLQLYGDFSRRKAQEIHQLRESLVLLEKAVQEKREALLAAAKEKKALEVFKEKKMRDLRMEQLNRERAFLDEIAVQGRGHK
- a CDS encoding MotE family protein yields the protein MKKLIGALVLILIALPLLWNERDIFQAQAAEVKNPPRSLTSESAALEAKRQQLAQKEAALAAKEAALNQLSAKLDARVAELNAAKKGIEESLTAKKKQDDDRYKKMIKIYKGLKPEEAGTLLNKLDEKMVIQMLNQMDQKTAVKLIPFINQPRVLEWTRLNLAGQ
- the fliI gene encoding flagellar protein export ATPase FliI → MVGIDLARYLPVVEAAKPVRFHGKVTQVVGLVIEGYCPETAVGSVCEVHSEGHPSIPAEVVGFRENKTLLMPLGELRGVGLGSVISVRREKAAMGVGPALLGRVIDGLGEPIDDKGPIETIDEYPIYALPVNPMKRRPIRKPLNLGIRPINGLLTCGEGQRVGIMAGSGVGKSTLLGMIARYTEADVNVIALIGERGRELREFIEKDLQAEGLRKSVVVVATSDQPPLVRMRGAYIATTIAEYFQAQGKKVLLMMDSATRFAMAMREVGLAIGEPPTTKGYTPSVFAALPRLLERTGNFQGGSITGLYTVLVEGDDFNEPISDAMRSILDGHIILTRELAARNIYPPIDLLNSASRVMSDVTSREHRALAGQFKETLATYRQAEDMINIGAYKAGSNPKIDLAISRMDQMIAYLKQDVADQVTFEESIEALARIFGAGSLND
- a CDS encoding FliH/SctL family protein, with translation MSSSKIIRKGFESAAYTLEPLGGVLVPPAGQEVFRPIQLGGEEQAAQAEEEEEPEIPPAVIAEDEALRRIQQAHVEGIKKGRQQAEEDLAKVSEALAQALLSTGALRAQLMHDAEEDLLKLSVLIARKVMMRELSLDPGLVAGLVHGAVELAADEGEIVVRLNPEEYQVVAYSPQFQALTRDRKKIALREDPALGPASCLVETVRGNIDAGLDAQLEEIMRRLSEERNTRREEEDSGD